In Streptomyces sp. NBC_01717, one DNA window encodes the following:
- a CDS encoding transglycosylase SLT domain-containing protein: MPATGNHRRRKSSSLSRGFIAVTAGGAALALPVIGATTASAAPAQSVATVTKTVAPAVAPAKGISAVKATPSVYSVIAGDTLYKIATGHSVSGGWQQLYQDNREVIGANPALISPGMKLTLGAKAETPAVESKPAASSATPAAAKPTTYTNDLDGWIKESLAVMAQHGIPGSYDGIHRNIMRESSGNPKAINNWDSNAAKGTPSKGLLQVIDPTFKAYHVSGTSMDPYDPVANITAACNYAAAKYGSIDNVFGAY, from the coding sequence ATGCCCGCAACGGGTAACCACCGTCGTCGTAAGTCCAGTTCGCTGAGTCGCGGTTTCATCGCCGTGACCGCGGGCGGAGCCGCTCTCGCACTTCCTGTGATCGGTGCGACCACTGCTTCGGCAGCGCCGGCACAGTCCGTCGCCACCGTCACAAAGACTGTGGCGCCCGCTGTGGCCCCGGCCAAGGGAATTTCCGCTGTGAAGGCCACGCCCTCCGTCTATTCCGTGATAGCCGGTGACACTCTTTACAAGATCGCCACTGGACATTCCGTGAGTGGTGGCTGGCAGCAGCTGTACCAGGACAATCGCGAGGTCATCGGAGCCAACCCCGCCCTGATCAGCCCGGGCATGAAGCTGACCCTCGGTGCCAAGGCTGAGACCCCGGCTGTCGAGTCCAAGCCCGCCGCGAGCAGTGCCACTCCCGCCGCCGCGAAGCCCACGACGTACACGAACGACCTCGACGGCTGGATCAAGGAGTCGCTGGCTGTCATGGCGCAGCACGGCATCCCCGGCAGCTACGACGGCATCCACCGCAACATCATGCGCGAGTCCTCGGGCAACCCCAAGGCCATCAACAACTGGGACTCGAACGCCGCCAAGGGCACGCCGTCCAAGGGGCTCCTGCAGGTCATCGACCCCACGTTCAAGGCCTACCACGTGTCCGGCACGTCGATGGACCCCTACGACCCGGTCGCCAACATCACGGCTGCGTGCAACTACGCCGCCGCCAAGTACGGTTCGATCGACAACGTGTTCGGGGCGTACTGA
- a CDS encoding GNAT family N-acetyltransferase — protein sequence MAQPIPDDQLAIVPAEEASWDDLQTIFGTTDYPSMCQCQRFKITGSQWGSVPLAERAERLREQTGCGNAGAPSTSGLVAYLDDEPVGWCAIEPRTSYPRLLRARVPWTGRQEDRTDDSVWAVTCFVTRKGFRLRGITYALARATIGFARDRGARAVEGYPMITRPGVEITWGELHVGSRDVFADAGFVEVSRPTPRRAVMRIDF from the coding sequence TCGTCCCCGCCGAAGAAGCATCGTGGGACGACCTGCAGACGATCTTCGGCACCACGGACTATCCGTCCATGTGCCAGTGCCAGCGCTTCAAGATCACGGGCTCCCAGTGGGGTTCGGTCCCCCTGGCCGAACGGGCCGAGCGCCTGCGTGAGCAGACCGGTTGCGGAAATGCCGGTGCGCCTTCGACAAGCGGTCTCGTCGCCTATCTGGACGACGAGCCGGTCGGATGGTGCGCGATCGAGCCCCGGACGTCCTACCCCCGCCTGCTCCGCGCCCGCGTCCCCTGGACCGGACGGCAGGAGGACAGGACCGACGACAGCGTCTGGGCCGTGACCTGTTTCGTCACCCGCAAGGGCTTCCGTCTGCGCGGCATCACGTACGCACTCGCGCGCGCCACGATCGGCTTCGCGCGCGACCGCGGGGCCCGCGCGGTCGAGGGCTACCCGATGATCACGCGGCCAGGGGTGGAAATCACCTGGGGCGAACTCCACGTCGGCAGCCGTGACGTCTTCGCCGACGCAGGGTTCGTCGAGGTGAGCAGGCCCACACCCAGGCGGGCCGTCATGCGGATCGACTTCTGA